A genomic stretch from Euwallacea fornicatus isolate EFF26 chromosome 28, ASM4011564v1, whole genome shotgun sequence includes:
- the Hacl gene encoding 2-hydroxyacyl-CoA lyase 1: MGEIDGNTVLAEALKAQGIEFVFGIIGYPVIELSMALQTADIHFIGMRNEQAACYAAQAIGYLTGTPGAVLVVSGPGLLHTFGGLANAQINCWPVLVIGGSAPQDHEGIGGFQECNQVELARPYCKYSARPGSISLIPLHVEKAVRLAKNGRPGAAYLDFPANMLSGKIDSSQIPPQYGPTEIPLIYPDPKKIEEAIRVLINAKRPLVIVGKGSAYGRAENEVNELISSTNLPFLATPMGKGVVPDTSDKCIQPARSLALLKADVILLLGARLNWILHFGRPNRYAPDVKVIQIDISPEELHNSVKSEVAIQSDIKPAVRQLVNGLKKANFVFSGKEEWWISLKTKCEDNIRGVEAMSKDEKLPLSYYPVFKNLYENLPENCIIVSEGANTMDIGRTMLLNKLPRHRLDAGTFGTMGVGLGFGIAAALYCRHYEPKKRVICVEGDSAFGFSGMEVETMARYKLPVIIVIVNNSGIYTGMDPEVFKDIQDSGDVTKVTHPGCLSSSTRYDNMMGLFGRKGYFVKTVPELKSAIREALEIQDGPTIINVIIDPTADRKPQTFTWLTESKL, encoded by the exons ATGGGAGAGATTGATGGAAACACAGTGTTGGCTGAGGCTCTAAAAGCCCAG GGCATCGAATTCGTTTTTGGAATCATTGGATATCCTGTAATAGAGCTTAGCATGGCTCTTCAAACGGCAGATATCCATTTCATAGGTATGAGGAATGAACAAGCTGCGTGCTATGCTGCACAGGCCATAGGATATTTGACAG GCACTCCTGGGGCTGTCCTTGTAGTCTCAGGTCCAGGTTTGCTTCATACTTTTGGCGGTCTAGCTAACGCTCAAATAAACTGCTGGCCAGTATTGGTAATCGGGGGCTCGGCCCCCCAAGACCACGAGGGAATAGGAGGATTTCAAGAGTGTAACCAG GTAGAACTTGCTCGTCCTTATTGCAAATACTCGGCCAGACCCGGAAGCATCTCTCTGATTCCCCTCCACGTTGAGAAGGCTGTAAGATTAGCTAAAAATGGAAGGCCTGGTGCTGCATATCTGGATTTCCCAGCCAATATGTTGTCGGGAAAGATCGACTCCAGCCAAATCCCACCTCAATATGGCCCTACTGAGATTCCACTGATATATCCTGATCCGAAGAAAATCGAAGAGGCAATTAGAGTATTGATTAACGCTAAGAGGCCTTTGGTGATTGTTGGTAAAGGTTCTGCATATGGCAGAGCCGAAAATGAG GTTAACGAACTCATAAGCTCAACCAACCTGCCATTTCTCGCAACTCCAATGGGCAAAGGAGTAGTGCCAGATACATCTGATAAATGCATCCAACCAGCCAGATCATTGGCCCTGCTCAAAGCTGACGTTATTCTGCTATTGGGTGCCAGATTGAACTGGATTCTTCATTTTGGACGTCCTAACCG GTATGCGCCTGATGTGAAAGTTATTCAAATTGATATCTCCCCTGAAGAGCTGCACAACAGCGTCAAATCGGAAGTTGCTATACAAAGTGATATAAAGCCTGCTGTAAGACAATTAGTCAATGGACTGAAAAAGGCGAACTTTGTGTTTTCTGGTAAAGAAGAATGGTGGATCTCCTTGAAGACAAAGTGTGAGGACAATATAAGAGGAGTTGAG GCTATGTCCAAAGACGAAAAATTGCCTTTGAGTTATTATCcagtatttaaaaatctttacgAGAACTTACCTGAGAACTGCATAATCGTTAGTGAGGGAGCTAACACCATGGACATAGGGCGGACCATGTTACTGAATAAGTTGCCTCGGCATAGGCTCGATGCGGGAACCTTTGGTACCATGGGG GTTGGATTAGGATTTGGCATTGCTGCTGCCCTTTATTGCAGACATTACGAGCCCAAAAAAAGGGTAATTTGTGTAGAAGGAGACTCGGCATTCGGATTTTCAGGAATGGAAGTTGAAACCATGGCCAGATACAAATTACCCGTGATAATCGTTATAGTCAACAATTCTGGGATTTACACCGGCATGGACCCGGAAGTGTTCAAAGATATTCAGGATAGTGGTGATGTGACCAAAGT GACACACCCTGGATGTCTTTCATCTTCCACGCGTTACGATAATATGATGGGATTATTTGGAAGGAAAGGCTACTTTGTCAAGACTGTACCAGAGCTAAAGTCAGCTATAAGAGAAGCTTTAGAGATTCAAGATGGACCGACTATCATTAATGTTATAATCGATCCCACTGCAGACCGTAAGCCTCAAACTTTTACGTGGCTTACAGAGTCAAAGTTGTAA